A genome region from Arachidicoccus soli includes the following:
- a CDS encoding SusC/RagA family TonB-linked outer membrane protein gives MTLLFMSFMTFAQTKKIRGIVTDENNNPLSGVSVKIQESIKGTFTDSSGNFTLEDPTSAALVFSYIGYADTIIKPTGNTLLKVILRSQNNGLKTVTLVSIGYGTLDKKEVTSAITHVDAKDMLIGANNDPLMGLQGKVAGLTIQNTGSANPNSSATLQLRGVSSMGAGTTPLYIIDGVPGNIDNINQDAIVSVDVLKGGAASAIYGTRGSNGVVLITTKSGTLNSSTMYDVNAFWNFPTNQLQVLSKADYLAKIPNAVDFGSNTDWLKAVTRQPSFGQKHTLQFSGGSAKDNFFATIDYGDAQGLDLRATKQQYGGRLSFNHTSGNGFFNVKLNIAPRIANTNTNGGGFGAALVLNPTLPIYDSTGGYAFFNGAFAYNNPVEAAKVILNKQQIKELDMNAAVTLNILKNLNTTVTIGQTNFDMKTLGFTPSTLTTVQVVNSGNGRNVASQKQENTTQKTLEWVGNYSLNIHKHSFKALAGYSYYNNNYQEFDANNEGMPFDAFQWNNLGSGLYNQELGVTGMGSTQKSNTLIAFFGRVIYDYGKKYFLTASLRHEGSTRFGTNNKWGDFPAVSAAWNVSDESFMRGTSKWLNYLKFRADYGVTGNQDFDDYTSLQTYGGYGYYPYDGTYLQDYGPSQNVNPYLQWEKGINFNVGLDFGLLNNRVSGSLNYYTRKNKNLLYKVSVPIPPNAQSNTEVNLGTMVNSGIEISINAALVRSKNFSWDLSFNGNTNSNKLTSFSNQLYSGVPYLNGPGMPAPGSPGYLQRDSENVRIGEFYTLKSAGVDSTGALQVYNAAGEIIPANKASNSDKRNVGNGLPKFMASLGNDFKYKNWDLSIALRGAFGYKIFNVNAFYLGTPAQQNGAANLLTSAFDKKSRYSKLTNPKTVAILSDYFLEPGDFVKIDNVSLGYTKRFSSNFHAFRSIRVYATARNLHTFTKYTGGDPDAVPTTGLWPGTNYGIGYYPAALQLLFGLQIHF, from the coding sequence ATGACACTATTATTTATGTCTTTTATGACCTTTGCCCAGACAAAAAAAATAAGAGGTATTGTCACAGACGAGAATAACAATCCGTTGTCAGGAGTTTCAGTAAAAATCCAAGAAAGTATTAAGGGCACATTCACAGATTCAAGTGGCAATTTTACACTAGAGGACCCCACATCTGCTGCTCTTGTTTTTAGTTATATAGGTTATGCCGATACCATTATAAAGCCGACTGGAAATACCTTGCTAAAAGTAATATTAAGGAGTCAAAACAATGGCCTTAAAACTGTTACTTTAGTGAGTATTGGTTATGGTACATTGGATAAGAAAGAAGTTACTAGTGCTATTACACATGTGGATGCAAAAGATATGCTAATAGGTGCAAACAATGATCCTCTCATGGGTTTACAGGGAAAAGTAGCCGGCCTGACAATACAAAATACAGGTAGTGCGAATCCAAACTCCTCTGCTACATTGCAGCTAAGAGGAGTTTCTTCTATGGGCGCAGGTACAACCCCATTGTATATAATTGATGGTGTCCCCGGGAATATCGATAATATTAATCAAGACGCAATTGTATCAGTAGATGTACTTAAAGGCGGTGCGGCTTCTGCTATTTACGGAACACGTGGAAGCAATGGTGTGGTATTAATAACCACAAAATCAGGAACACTTAATTCTTCGACAATGTATGATGTGAACGCCTTTTGGAATTTCCCCACAAATCAACTTCAGGTATTATCCAAAGCTGATTATCTAGCGAAAATCCCTAATGCAGTTGATTTCGGGTCAAATACCGATTGGTTAAAAGCAGTAACAAGACAGCCCAGTTTTGGACAAAAGCATACATTACAGTTTTCGGGAGGAAGTGCAAAAGATAATTTTTTTGCAACTATTGACTATGGAGATGCTCAAGGACTTGACCTTAGAGCAACAAAACAGCAATATGGAGGCCGACTCAGTTTTAATCATACATCTGGAAATGGTTTTTTTAATGTTAAACTGAATATCGCACCCCGTATCGCTAACACGAATACGAACGGAGGTGGGTTTGGAGCAGCTTTAGTACTCAATCCTACCTTACCGATTTATGACAGCACAGGAGGCTATGCATTTTTTAATGGAGCATTTGCTTACAACAACCCGGTAGAGGCTGCAAAAGTAATTCTCAACAAACAGCAGATTAAAGAACTAGATATGAATGCTGCGGTTACACTGAATATCCTAAAAAACTTAAACACTACTGTTACTATTGGGCAAACAAATTTCGATATGAAAACCCTTGGTTTTACACCATCTACACTTACAACCGTGCAAGTAGTGAATAGTGGAAACGGGCGAAATGTTGCATCACAAAAACAAGAAAATACTACCCAGAAAACATTGGAATGGGTTGGTAACTATTCTCTAAACATTCATAAGCATTCATTCAAGGCGTTAGCGGGCTATTCTTATTATAACAACAACTATCAGGAATTTGACGCAAACAATGAAGGAATGCCTTTTGATGCATTTCAATGGAATAATCTTGGGTCTGGGTTATATAACCAAGAATTAGGGGTGACAGGGATGGGATCTACCCAAAAGAGCAACACGCTGATTGCCTTCTTTGGAAGGGTGATTTATGATTATGGGAAAAAATATTTTTTAACTGCAAGCTTACGGCATGAGGGCTCTACAAGGTTTGGAACGAATAATAAATGGGGCGATTTTCCGGCAGTAAGCGCGGCGTGGAATGTTTCCGATGAAAGCTTTATGCGAGGTACAAGCAAATGGTTAAACTATTTAAAATTTAGAGCGGATTACGGCGTTACGGGCAATCAGGATTTCGATGATTATACTTCATTGCAAACTTATGGAGGATACGGGTATTACCCATATGATGGAACTTATTTGCAGGATTATGGACCTTCTCAAAATGTCAATCCTTATCTACAATGGGAGAAAGGTATTAATTTTAATGTAGGGCTTGATTTTGGATTACTGAACAATAGGGTATCCGGAAGCCTCAACTATTATACCCGTAAGAACAAAAATTTATTATACAAGGTTTCCGTTCCTATCCCTCCCAATGCACAGTCCAATACGGAAGTAAACTTAGGGACAATGGTCAATTCCGGCATTGAAATTAGCATAAATGCCGCATTGGTGAGAAGCAAAAACTTCTCTTGGGATCTCTCTTTTAATGGGAATACAAATAGTAACAAACTCACTTCTTTTTCGAATCAGTTGTATTCAGGCGTGCCATATCTAAATGGACCAGGTATGCCGGCTCCGGGTAGTCCCGGATATCTACAACGCGATTCAGAAAATGTACGAATTGGTGAATTTTATACGTTAAAGTCCGCCGGAGTAGATAGCACAGGGGCATTGCAGGTTTATAATGCTGCTGGTGAAATAATCCCTGCTAATAAAGCCAGTAATTCGGATAAGCGCAACGTGGGCAACGGGTTACCTAAATTTATGGCAAGCCTTGGGAACGATTTTAAGTATAAGAACTGGGATTTGAGTATAGCTCTGCGGGGTGCCTTCGGTTATAAGATTTTCAATGTAAATGCATTCTACTTGGGAACTCCTGCGCAACAAAATGGCGCAGCAAATTTGCTGACATCGGCCTTTGATAAAAAAAGCAGGTATTCCAAACTCACTAATCCGAAAACCGTGGCAATACTGTCGGATTATTTCTTAGAACCGGGTGATTTCGTAAAAATTGACAATGTTTCCCTGGGCTACACAAAACGGTTTTCTTCTAACTTTCATGCCTTTAGGTCGATTCGCGTATACGCAACAGCAAGGAATTTACATACGTTTACCAAGTATACCGGAGGTGATCCCGATGCTGTGCCCACTACAGGACTATGGCCAGGCACTAATTACGGAATTGGCTATTATCCTGCTGCATTACAATTGCTGTTTGGCCTTCAAATACATTTTTAA
- a CDS encoding aldose epimerase family protein yields the protein MVVCGFKSVANYQKSTEPYYGATIGRFGNRIAKGSFSLG from the coding sequence GTGGTCGTTTGCGGATTTAAGAGCGTAGCTAACTATCAAAAATCAACAGAGCCCTATTACGGTGCGACGATTGGGAGATTTGGCAACCGTATAGCCAAAGGCAGCTTTAGTTTGGGGTAA
- a CDS encoding arylsulfatase, with product MLKDRKYWILSVLFMLIISLISSYKLPSHKKKDNRPNIIVILADDMGFSDPGCFGGEIHTPNINWLAANGVRFTNFYNTSRCCPTRASLLTGLYNQQAGIGEMTTDQHEPGYRGFLTDNTVTIAEVLKAAGYQTAMSGKWHVSNTVTQPTKKEQLAWLNHQAFHPLFSPLDQYPIKRGFDKFYGTIWGVVDYFDPFSLVHDSTAVKTVPKNYYHTDAINDTAASFIHQMSKKDKPFFMYVAENASHWPLMAKPQDIAKYKNTYKKGWEAIREARYKRMVEMGLIDPKKAPLSPRWKDDLKWKNNPDSIWDAETMSVHAAMIDCLDQGVGRIIKALRETGQLDNTIILFLSDNGASAEIAANYGPGFDRPSETRDGRKIMYDTKKQYTPGVETTYSSIGPRWANVSNTPYEYWKSISYEGGIHTPMIAFWPKGLKLKKGSFDAHLGHVMDFMATFVDLAHAKYPKEFKGHAITPMQGISLAPIFAGKKGAKHEALFNEHFGSGYVRYEGWKLVKRSQDKKWHLFHIDDDETEMNDLAAKYPEKVKDMDRMWQKWAHQVHVFPKP from the coding sequence ATGTTGAAAGATAGGAAATATTGGATATTGTCTGTTTTGTTTATGCTTATAATAAGCCTTATTAGTAGCTATAAATTACCTTCACATAAGAAAAAGGATAATCGGCCTAATATAATTGTTATACTTGCCGATGATATGGGGTTTTCTGATCCTGGTTGTTTTGGTGGAGAAATCCATACCCCTAATATTAATTGGCTCGCTGCTAATGGAGTCCGGTTTACCAACTTTTATAATACTTCTCGTTGTTGCCCTACTAGAGCCTCACTATTGACTGGTTTATATAACCAACAAGCCGGGATTGGAGAAATGACTACTGACCAGCATGAACCTGGTTATCGTGGATTCCTAACCGATAATACGGTGACAATTGCTGAAGTTCTAAAAGCGGCTGGTTATCAAACAGCTATGTCTGGCAAATGGCATGTGTCGAACACCGTTACTCAACCGACCAAAAAAGAGCAATTGGCTTGGTTAAACCATCAAGCTTTCCATCCATTATTTTCGCCATTAGATCAATATCCAATCAAACGTGGTTTTGACAAATTCTATGGAACGATTTGGGGTGTTGTAGATTATTTCGATCCATTTAGCCTTGTCCATGATAGTACGGCAGTAAAGACTGTTCCAAAGAATTATTATCATACGGATGCCATTAACGATACGGCTGCATCCTTCATTCATCAAATGAGCAAAAAGGATAAGCCATTTTTCATGTATGTGGCAGAGAATGCATCACATTGGCCTTTAATGGCCAAACCTCAAGATATTGCAAAATATAAAAATACTTATAAGAAAGGTTGGGAAGCAATACGGGAAGCAAGATATAAACGTATGGTAGAAATGGGTTTGATTGATCCTAAAAAAGCACCACTTTCACCTCGTTGGAAAGATGATCTAAAATGGAAAAATAATCCTGATAGCATTTGGGATGCAGAAACTATGTCAGTACATGCTGCAATGATTGATTGTTTAGATCAAGGTGTTGGTCGCATTATTAAAGCTTTAAGAGAAACTGGACAGTTAGATAATACCATCATTTTATTTCTAAGTGATAATGGTGCGAGTGCGGAAATTGCGGCTAATTATGGTCCTGGTTTTGACAGACCAAGTGAAACTAGAGATGGCCGTAAGATTATGTATGATACTAAAAAACAGTACACGCCAGGTGTAGAAACAACTTATTCTTCCATTGGACCTCGTTGGGCAAATGTTTCTAATACTCCTTACGAATATTGGAAATCTATTTCTTATGAAGGGGGAATTCATACACCTATGATTGCATTTTGGCCAAAAGGACTAAAACTTAAAAAGGGAAGTTTTGATGCACATTTAGGGCATGTAATGGATTTCATGGCAACCTTTGTGGATTTGGCTCATGCAAAATACCCAAAAGAGTTTAAAGGGCATGCTATTACCCCGATGCAAGGCATCAGCTTAGCACCCATATTTGCTGGCAAAAAAGGAGCTAAACATGAAGCATTATTTAATGAACATTTTGGCAGTGGGTATGTTCGTTATGAAGGTTGGAAACTGGTAAAACGTAGTCAAGATAAAAAATGGCATCTTTTTCATATTGATGATGATGAAACTGAGATGAATGACTTAGCCGCAAAATATCCAGAAAAAGTAAAAGATATGGATCGTATGTGGCAAAAATGGGCTCATCAGGTGCACGTATTTCCTAAACCTTAA
- a CDS encoding sulfatase family protein: MLKRLIFLLLAFTFLQKVNAQKKPNIILILTDDMGYSDIGCFGGKFVPTPNIDRLAKEGTKFTQYYSAAPICSPSRVSLLTGMFPAEWNFTTYLNDRRSNGLAEQANYLNVDAPSIAKVLKSAGYVTGHFGKWHMGGGRDIKNAPNFPKYGFDEHASTYESPDPDPLLTATNWIWSKKDSIKRWNRTQYFVDKTLDFLKRHNGKPCYVNLWPDDMHTPWVPEVDWRYSGQYPMNPEEEKSFKLVLKEYDKQIGRLLDGIKKLGIENNTIVIFTSDNGPLPSFRGSREAGLRGSKLSLYEGGIRMPFIAKWPGHIKEGVTDSASVLNSTDLFPTFAAMASASLPANYKGDGENRESVLLGKPSARDKDMYWEYGRNSYAFNYPKGRDHSPNLAIRSGKWKLLVDYHMNDVELYDMDTDYFETTNVAEKHPEIVKELKRKLITWRTYLPDLTPDRANPTRQ; this comes from the coding sequence ATGTTGAAAAGACTTATCTTTTTGCTGCTGGCGTTTACTTTTTTGCAAAAGGTGAATGCACAAAAAAAGCCAAATATTATTTTAATCCTTACAGATGATATGGGTTATAGTGATATTGGATGTTTCGGCGGAAAGTTTGTTCCTACTCCAAACATAGATCGTTTAGCTAAAGAAGGTACAAAGTTCACACAATATTATAGCGCAGCACCTATTTGTAGTCCTTCTAGAGTAAGTCTATTAACTGGGATGTTCCCTGCTGAGTGGAATTTTACTACTTATTTAAATGATCGGCGTAGTAATGGATTAGCTGAACAAGCAAATTATTTAAATGTAGATGCACCTTCCATTGCAAAAGTATTGAAGTCTGCAGGTTATGTAACGGGTCATTTTGGGAAGTGGCACATGGGAGGAGGTAGAGATATTAAAAATGCGCCTAATTTTCCCAAATATGGTTTTGATGAACATGCGAGCACTTATGAAAGTCCTGATCCAGACCCATTGTTAACTGCTACGAACTGGATCTGGTCAAAGAAAGACAGTATTAAGCGTTGGAATAGGACCCAATATTTTGTTGATAAAACCTTAGATTTTTTAAAACGTCATAATGGAAAGCCTTGTTATGTAAATCTTTGGCCCGATGATATGCATACGCCTTGGGTTCCCGAAGTGGATTGGCGTTATTCAGGGCAATACCCCATGAATCCAGAAGAGGAGAAATCTTTTAAATTAGTGCTTAAAGAATACGATAAACAAATTGGGCGTTTACTTGACGGCATTAAGAAATTGGGAATAGAAAATAATACGATTGTTATATTTACTAGTGACAATGGTCCTTTACCAAGCTTTCGAGGAAGTAGAGAAGCTGGATTGCGTGGAAGCAAACTTTCACTTTATGAAGGAGGAATTCGTATGCCTTTTATTGCAAAATGGCCTGGTCATATTAAAGAAGGTGTGACAGATAGTGCTTCTGTATTAAATTCTACCGATTTGTTCCCGACTTTTGCAGCTATGGCTTCTGCTAGTTTGCCAGCGAATTATAAAGGAGATGGAGAAAATAGAGAATCCGTTTTGTTAGGAAAACCTTCGGCAAGAGATAAGGACATGTATTGGGAGTATGGAAGAAATAGCTATGCATTTAATTATCCTAAAGGTAGAGACCATAGCCCGAACTTAGCCATACGTTCCGGCAAATGGAAATTGCTAGTTGATTATCATATGAACGATGTTGAGCTTTATGATATGGATACGGATTATTTTGAAACAACGAATGTTGCAGAAAAACATCCCGAAATCGTCAAAGAATTAAAAAGGAAATTAATTACATGGAGAACCTATTTGCCTGATTTGACACCTGATCGCGCCAACCCAACCAGGCAGTAA
- a CDS encoding arylsulfatase translates to MYKSFSFLLLFAPFFFLKSYAQSKNNHKERPNIVLILSDDMGFSDLGCYGSEISTPNLDDLAMSGLRYTQFYNMDHCCPSRAALMTGLYPQQTGLGWMTAKNFHLPGYTDELNDNCVTIAQVLQKAGYATLMAGKWHLCRNTHAGKTEHDWPLQRGFEKFYGILDGAGNYYDPPTLCRGNKLITPQNDPGYHTDQYYFTNAITDNAIQFIKDRSKKKPFFAYVAYTAAHWPMQAPEEAIEKYKGKFNAGWDDLRRERLKREKQLGVIDSTVDLSPLDTKPWAEEQDKGPMERRMETYAAMITIMDKGIGRIVSELKKEGIYKNTVIIFLQDNGGNAEGTGYGNQEDGKITFVAKDTSKLKRLGKDDIQYAVVPAITHDGDISIMGKKVMAGPENTYLAYLKPWATLSNTPFRKFKNFTYEGGIATPLIIHWPDGVKAEKGALRKQVGHEIDIMPTIVQLAHANYPEEYNGNKITPVSGVSLVPTFSNQNLEPRAIYWEHEGNKAMRMGKWKIVSGGIMHGDYGSWKTFTALPWQLYDMEKDRSEMKDLSAEYPEIVKKMAAMWEKWAHQTNVYPMPWKEEKAAERSYYMSTPWEYPGF, encoded by the coding sequence ATGTACAAATCATTTTCATTTCTGCTATTATTCGCTCCTTTTTTCTTTTTAAAAAGTTATGCGCAGAGTAAGAACAATCATAAGGAACGGCCTAATATCGTTTTGATTTTATCAGACGATATGGGTTTTTCTGATCTTGGGTGTTATGGGAGTGAGATTTCCACACCCAATTTGGACGATCTTGCAATGAGCGGACTGCGTTATACACAGTTTTACAATATGGATCATTGTTGTCCATCAAGAGCTGCGCTGATGACTGGATTATATCCACAGCAAACTGGTTTAGGCTGGATGACGGCTAAAAATTTTCATTTACCTGGCTATACAGATGAGTTAAATGATAATTGTGTTACGATTGCTCAGGTTTTGCAAAAAGCAGGATATGCGACACTAATGGCTGGCAAATGGCACTTGTGTCGTAATACACATGCTGGGAAAACAGAACATGACTGGCCATTACAAAGAGGTTTTGAGAAATTTTATGGTATACTTGACGGGGCTGGTAATTATTATGACCCTCCTACATTATGCCGAGGTAACAAATTAATTACTCCTCAAAATGACCCTGGCTATCATACGGATCAATATTATTTTACGAATGCCATTACAGACAATGCTATTCAATTTATAAAAGATCGTTCCAAAAAGAAACCTTTCTTTGCCTATGTTGCCTATACTGCTGCGCACTGGCCAATGCAAGCTCCGGAAGAGGCTATTGAAAAATACAAAGGAAAGTTTAACGCGGGTTGGGATGATTTACGGAGAGAAAGATTAAAGCGGGAGAAACAATTGGGGGTAATAGATTCTACCGTAGATTTATCTCCTCTGGATACAAAACCTTGGGCGGAAGAACAAGATAAAGGTCCAATGGAACGTAGAATGGAAACTTATGCTGCTATGATTACGATCATGGACAAAGGGATCGGAAGAATAGTTAGTGAATTGAAAAAGGAAGGTATTTATAAAAATACAGTTATCATTTTTCTCCAAGATAATGGAGGTAATGCCGAAGGTACCGGATATGGTAATCAAGAAGATGGCAAAATTACTTTTGTGGCGAAGGATACCTCAAAATTAAAACGGCTGGGAAAAGATGACATACAATATGCTGTAGTGCCAGCTATTACACATGATGGCGATATCTCTATTATGGGCAAAAAGGTGATGGCTGGTCCTGAAAATACTTATTTGGCTTACTTAAAACCCTGGGCAACTCTTTCTAATACCCCTTTTAGAAAATTCAAAAACTTTACCTATGAAGGTGGTATTGCTACTCCGCTCATAATACATTGGCCTGATGGAGTTAAAGCAGAAAAAGGAGCACTAAGAAAACAAGTGGGACATGAAATAGATATTATGCCTACTATTGTTCAATTGGCTCATGCTAATTATCCTGAAGAATATAATGGTAACAAAATTACGCCCGTGTCTGGGGTAAGTCTTGTGCCTACTTTCAGTAATCAAAATTTAGAGCCGAGAGCTATTTATTGGGAACACGAAGGAAACAAGGCTATGCGAATGGGTAAATGGAAAATCGTCTCGGGTGGTATTATGCATGGTGATTACGGGAGTTGGAAAACTTTTACAGCACTTCCCTGGCAGCTTTATGATATGGAGAAAGATCGAAGTGAAATGAAAGATTTATCGGCGGAGTATCCAGAAATAGTAAAAAAAATGGCTGCTATGTGGGAAAAATGGGCCCATCAGACCAATGTATATCCAATGCCCTGGAAAGAAGAAAAAGCTGCAGAAAGATCTTATTATATGTCGACACCTTGGGAGTATCCCGGGTTTTAA
- a CDS encoding sulfatase-like hydrolase/transferase: MISDNLYEVAEPYFSMFSPDKLPPMAAGEADLKLKGKKLKMQHQLEKMSYGDYEKHIPRIRSNYYGMLRLIDDQMKRFFDFLKQEALYENTIFLFVADHGDYTGEYGLIKKGAGVPECLTRIPMVWHGPKISKNKAPHNAHVSNIDILPTICDIIGQELPDGVIGRSLWPLLQGKDYPKAEFSSIIVQQGFGGRDYTFVHQLDPYKEGCLAKGKNEFDELNSYSQSGTLRMLRKDEWKLEYDMQGNGRMYHLAKDKGEINDLFQDKKYESKKMELLQDMMAWELRTQDPLPLPRNRYIYRGDTHNYWSPYKDPDVM, from the coding sequence ATGATATCTGATAATCTTTATGAGGTTGCAGAGCCCTATTTTTCAATGTTTTCACCAGATAAGCTTCCACCAATGGCTGCAGGGGAAGCAGATTTGAAATTAAAGGGAAAGAAGCTAAAGATGCAGCATCAACTGGAAAAAATGAGTTATGGTGATTATGAAAAACATATTCCAAGAATACGGAGTAATTATTATGGAATGCTTCGATTGATCGACGACCAAATGAAACGTTTTTTCGACTTTTTGAAACAGGAAGCATTGTATGAAAATACGATCTTTCTATTTGTTGCCGACCATGGGGATTATACAGGCGAATATGGATTAATCAAAAAAGGAGCTGGGGTACCTGAATGTTTAACTCGGATTCCAATGGTTTGGCACGGCCCTAAGATATCAAAAAACAAAGCGCCCCATAATGCCCACGTCTCCAATATAGATATACTGCCCACGATCTGTGATATTATCGGACAGGAATTGCCTGATGGGGTTATAGGGCGTAGCCTATGGCCGCTGCTGCAAGGGAAAGATTATCCAAAGGCAGAGTTCTCCAGTATTATAGTACAACAAGGCTTTGGAGGACGTGACTATACGTTTGTACATCAGTTAGATCCTTATAAGGAAGGATGCCTTGCTAAAGGAAAGAATGAATTTGACGAACTGAACAGTTATTCCCAAAGCGGAACATTAAGAATGTTGAGAAAAGATGAATGGAAATTAGAGTATGACATGCAAGGCAATGGACGCATGTATCATCTAGCAAAAGACAAAGGAGAAATAAACGATTTGTTTCAAGACAAAAAATATGAAAGTAAAAAGATGGAACTGTTGCAGGATATGATGGCCTGGGAGTTGCGAACGCAGGATCCCTTACCACTTCCCAGAAATAGATATATTTACAGAGGAGATACACATAATTATTGGTCGCCTTATAAGGATCCAGATGTGATGTAA
- the gap gene encoding type I glyceraldehyde-3-phosphate dehydrogenase → MKIAINGFGRIGRMTLRALQNQQAVEVVAINDLTDVKTLAHLLKYDTSHGRFPGDVLIDGNALVVNGKSIIMLQEKDPEKLPWKSLEIDVVIESTGRFTEKSTAQRHIIAGAKKVLISAPATGGVKTIVHGVNNELIGEDQIYSTASCTTGSIAPILYILDKEYGIESGFMVTVHAFTADQNLQDAPHKDLRRARAASYSIIPTTTGAAKAIGSVLPNLLGKMDGYSYRVPVIDASIVDLAINLKKAVAIEEVNAFFKHYAETSLKGILEYTEEQFVSSDILGNTHSSIVDGGLTKVIGNMVKVVAWYDNEVGISNRIAELVSLI, encoded by the coding sequence ATGAAAATTGCAATCAACGGATTTGGCCGAATAGGCCGAATGACATTAAGAGCTTTACAAAATCAACAGGCTGTTGAAGTGGTAGCTATTAATGATCTTACAGATGTGAAAACCCTCGCACATCTCTTAAAATATGATACCTCCCACGGGCGTTTCCCTGGTGATGTTCTCATAGATGGTAATGCGCTGGTCGTTAACGGCAAGTCGATCATTATGCTCCAGGAAAAGGACCCGGAGAAGTTGCCCTGGAAATCACTGGAAATTGATGTCGTAATAGAATCAACCGGGCGCTTTACTGAGAAGAGCACTGCACAAAGACATATTATTGCAGGTGCAAAAAAAGTATTGATCAGCGCACCAGCTACCGGTGGTGTTAAAACGATTGTACATGGTGTTAATAATGAGTTGATAGGCGAGGATCAGATCTATTCTACCGCTTCTTGCACCACAGGAAGTATTGCACCGATCCTTTATATCCTGGATAAAGAGTATGGCATTGAGTCCGGCTTTATGGTAACTGTGCATGCCTTTACCGCTGATCAAAATTTGCAAGACGCGCCTCATAAAGACCTGCGTCGTGCGAGGGCGGCCTCGTACTCAATTATCCCCACAACTACCGGCGCTGCAAAAGCTATTGGAAGCGTACTGCCTAATCTTTTAGGTAAGATGGACGGATATTCTTATAGGGTACCTGTAATAGATGCTTCCATTGTCGATTTGGCTATCAATCTTAAAAAAGCGGTAGCAATTGAAGAAGTAAATGCCTTTTTTAAACATTATGCTGAAACTTCGTTGAAAGGCATATTGGAGTATACAGAAGAACAATTTGTATCATCAGATATTCTTGGTAACACACATTCTTCCATTGTTGATGGCGGGTTAACAAAAGTTATAGGCAATATGGTTAAAGTGGTAGCCTGGTACGATAACGAAGTAGGTATATCCAACCGTATTGCCGAATTGGTTTCGCTGATCTAA
- a CDS encoding GlxA family transcriptional regulator: protein MISTEEKRKVVMVVMTGNMLLDFSGPSDVFTHANNCLQNLQPGSGYEVLIAAPSADHKVTAATGVEIHCPYSVMEISTPIDTLIVCGNDFREGSVEAFEDFYKWLSKINAGNTRRIASVCGGAFTLAKAGLLDGKRVTTHWDLSERLKKEYPLVQVNSNHFFTNDGNIYTSAGVSSGIDLSLAMVEEDFGKDVAIRVARKLVFYLSRPGFQTQFGSLLPVYERENIGQKIQHWLIGHLHEPVDVNRLAGQMNMSTRNFTRVFHKETGIPPAKFIEKLRVETARKFLEDTDVPLERIAEKCGLGSLVSMRRIFLRHLMTTPSYYRRNFKTALKEAGMEDLLIPQATEKIDTI from the coding sequence ATGATTAGCACAGAAGAAAAAAGAAAAGTAGTTATGGTTGTCATGACCGGGAATATGTTGCTTGATTTTTCAGGGCCTTCGGATGTTTTTACACATGCCAATAATTGTCTGCAAAATTTGCAGCCTGGCAGTGGCTATGAGGTATTAATTGCCGCACCATCGGCAGACCATAAGGTTACAGCAGCTACAGGTGTAGAAATCCATTGCCCTTACAGCGTAATGGAAATATCTACTCCGATTGATACATTGATTGTTTGCGGAAATGATTTCCGGGAGGGCAGTGTTGAGGCGTTTGAGGACTTCTATAAATGGCTTTCAAAAATTAATGCTGGAAATACACGCCGGATAGCCTCAGTATGTGGTGGCGCCTTTACATTGGCTAAAGCAGGCTTGCTGGATGGCAAAAGGGTTACCACTCATTGGGACCTGAGTGAGAGGCTGAAAAAAGAGTACCCCTTAGTACAAGTAAATTCCAATCATTTCTTTACCAATGATGGCAACATTTATACATCAGCGGGAGTTTCGTCAGGCATCGACTTATCGCTAGCGATGGTTGAAGAGGATTTTGGTAAAGATGTTGCTATCAGAGTAGCCCGTAAATTAGTTTTTTATCTGAGCCGTCCAGGCTTTCAGACACAATTTGGCAGCCTGCTACCAGTTTACGAGCGTGAAAATATTGGACAAAAAATACAACATTGGTTAATTGGGCATCTGCATGAACCGGTGGATGTTAACCGCCTCGCCGGGCAAATGAATATGAGTACTCGTAACTTTACGCGGGTTTTTCATAAAGAAACGGGCATCCCGCCAGCCAAATTTATTGAGAAGCTCAGAGTTGAAACGGCTCGTAAGTTTTTAGAAGATACAGATGTCCCGCTTGAAAGGATAGCTGAAAAATGCGGCTTGGGTAGCCTGGTATCGATGCGGAGGATTTTCCTTCGGCATTTGATGACAACTCCCTCATACTACCGTCGCAATTTCAAGACTGCTTTAAAAGAAGCAGGAATGGAAGACTTACTGATACCTCAAGCAACTGAAAAAATCGATACGATCTAA